The following are encoded in a window of Staphylospora marina genomic DNA:
- the rplU gene encoding 50S ribosomal protein L21, translated as MYAVIETGGKQYRVEKGSVLYIEKLAAQEGETVTFDKVLLVGKEDGTKVGSPLVEGAKVTAKVVKHGKGKKIIVFKYKPKKNYKRKQGHRQPFTKVVIEGIEA; from the coding sequence ATGTACGCTGTAATCGAAACCGGTGGCAAACAGTATCGCGTGGAGAAGGGCAGCGTTCTCTACATTGAGAAGCTGGCCGCGCAGGAAGGCGAGACCGTCACTTTTGACAAGGTTCTGCTCGTCGGCAAGGAAGACGGAACCAAAGTGGGCTCTCCGCTCGTGGAGGGTGCGAAAGTGACCGCCAAAGTCGTGAAACACGGCAAAGGCAAAAAAATCATCGTCTTCAAGTACAAACCGAAAAAGAACTACAAGCGCAAGCAAGGTCATCGCCAACCGTTCACCAAAGTCGTGATTGAAGGCATCGAAGCCTGA
- a CDS encoding ribosomal-processing cysteine protease Prp produces the protein MIKIRVERDRGGRLTRVLITGHADFDEHGRDILCAAVSGLSIGLVNAIETMFGVRVHADDDAPGKLDCRLSPSVDPEKAEKIRLIMEAMVVALRNMADEYPDHVTIYERHSD, from the coding sequence ATGATCAAGATTCGTGTGGAACGGGATCGCGGGGGTCGACTCACCCGCGTACTCATCACGGGACATGCGGATTTTGATGAACACGGACGGGATATTCTCTGTGCGGCCGTATCGGGGCTCTCCATCGGACTGGTCAATGCCATCGAAACGATGTTCGGCGTGCGTGTCCATGCGGACGACGACGCTCCGGGAAAACTGGATTGCCGGCTTTCGCCGTCCGTTGACCCGGAGAAGGCGGAGAAGATCCGTCTGATCATGGAGGCCATGGTCGTCGCACTTCGCAATATGGCGGATGAATATCCGGATCATGTGACGATATACGAACGACATTCCGACTGA
- the rpmA gene encoding 50S ribosomal protein L27, which yields MLKLNLQYFASKKGVGSTKNGRDSISKRLGVKRGDGQFVLAGNILVRQRGTKIHPGLNVGRGGDDTLYAKVDGVVRFESFGRNKKRVSIYPVAQNEVAAAQA from the coding sequence ATGCTGAAGCTGAACCTTCAATATTTTGCTTCCAAAAAAGGGGTCGGCTCCACGAAGAACGGCCGTGACAGCATTTCCAAACGCCTCGGCGTGAAACGCGGAGACGGTCAATTCGTGTTGGCCGGCAACATCCTGGTGCGTCAGCGCGGCACGAAGATCCATCCGGGTCTGAACGTTGGCCGCGGCGGAGACGACACCCTGTACGCAAAAGTGGACGGCGTTGTCCGCTTTGAAAGCTTCGGTCGCAACAAAAAGCGCGTGAGCATCTACCCGGTGGCTCAAAACGAAGTCGCCGCCGCTCAAGCCTGA
- a CDS encoding Spo0B domain-containing protein, which produces MAQPWGLAGAIPFFVASLVLLAVGIRSLQKRWREESVEEEAARLKQFISRQRHDWMNHVQVLLGYLSLDKRDRIKEYLENLAEHAGKERMASECTYPPLAVTLTTLQYREWQRQVQLALEAPLSFMKREDEIRLCRILERVIPWLEQTLKTETDPGPLRVTAVREPQAAVLLMEVDGGTDPLHSLHTRSHEWGRLREDMKEFRGDIRLLTNGRGIEIRCPFSRNRAGR; this is translated from the coding sequence ATGGCGCAGCCCTGGGGCCTCGCGGGGGCGATCCCGTTTTTTGTCGCCTCGCTGGTTTTGCTGGCTGTCGGGATTCGCTCTTTGCAAAAGCGCTGGCGGGAAGAGTCCGTCGAGGAAGAGGCCGCGCGGCTGAAACAGTTTATCAGTCGTCAACGGCATGATTGGATGAACCATGTCCAGGTCCTGCTTGGGTATCTTTCCCTGGACAAGCGGGATCGGATCAAGGAATATCTGGAAAATTTGGCCGAACATGCCGGCAAGGAACGCATGGCCTCCGAGTGTACATATCCTCCGCTCGCGGTCACGCTCACCACGTTGCAGTATCGCGAGTGGCAGCGGCAGGTTCAGTTGGCTCTGGAGGCCCCGCTGTCGTTCATGAAACGGGAAGATGAAATCCGGCTATGCCGGATTCTGGAACGGGTGATTCCCTGGTTGGAACAGACGCTCAAAACGGAAACGGATCCCGGTCCTCTCCGGGTGACGGCGGTCCGTGAACCGCAGGCCGCCGTTCTTCTGATGGAAGTGGACGGGGGAACCGATCCGCTTCACTCCCTGCACACACGGTCGCATGAGTGGGGGAGACTGAGGGAAGATATGAAAGAATTCAGGGGTGACATTCGTCTCCTCACAAACGGACGGGGAATCGAGATCCGGTGTCCGTTCAGCCGGAATCGTGCAGGCAGGTGA
- the obgE gene encoding GTPase ObgE, translating into MFVDKVKVYVKGGDGGNGMVAFRREKYVPMGGPAGGDGGRGGNVVFVVNEGLRTLMDFRYQRHFKAPRGENGKPKSMHGAAGEDLVVKVPPGTVVRDADTGELIADLVEHGQRAIIAKGGRGGRGNCRFATPVNPAPEIAENGEPGQERWVELELKLLADVGLIGYPSVGKSTLLSVVSAARPKIGAYHFTTLTPNLGVVQVEDGRSFVMADLPGLIEGAHQGVGLGHQFLRHVERTRVLVHVVDMAGSEGRDPFDDWVKINEELRLYREDLANRPQIVAANKMDLPDAMEQLAMFREQVGPEVQVIPISAATRQGIRELLFAVADLLDKVDQEEKEAPLQPERSTDRKIYRSEEKPPFTIRRENEYWIVEGERVEKLVQLTNFNYYDSVLRFARTLRKMGVEDALRAAGAKEGDSVAILDRVFELTDDLGDE; encoded by the coding sequence GTGTTTGTCGACAAGGTGAAAGTGTATGTCAAAGGCGGTGACGGCGGAAACGGCATGGTGGCTTTCCGCCGTGAAAAATATGTTCCCATGGGCGGCCCCGCGGGCGGCGACGGAGGACGGGGCGGAAACGTGGTGTTTGTCGTCAATGAAGGACTTCGGACGTTGATGGATTTCCGTTATCAGCGTCATTTCAAGGCGCCCCGTGGTGAAAACGGCAAACCCAAATCCATGCACGGGGCGGCGGGAGAAGATCTGGTGGTCAAGGTACCGCCTGGAACGGTCGTCCGTGACGCAGATACCGGGGAGCTGATCGCCGATCTGGTGGAACACGGACAACGCGCGATCATCGCGAAGGGCGGACGCGGTGGCCGGGGCAATTGCCGGTTTGCCACTCCCGTCAATCCGGCTCCCGAAATCGCCGAGAACGGAGAACCCGGTCAAGAGCGTTGGGTCGAGTTGGAACTGAAACTGCTTGCGGACGTCGGACTGATCGGCTATCCGAGCGTGGGCAAATCCACGCTCCTGTCGGTGGTATCAGCGGCCCGGCCGAAAATCGGTGCTTACCATTTCACCACCCTTACTCCCAACCTGGGAGTGGTGCAGGTGGAAGACGGCCGAAGCTTCGTCATGGCCGACCTTCCCGGGCTGATTGAAGGCGCGCATCAGGGAGTGGGGCTGGGGCACCAGTTTTTGCGGCATGTGGAACGGACCCGTGTCTTGGTGCATGTGGTGGACATGGCCGGTTCGGAGGGACGTGATCCCTTTGATGACTGGGTGAAAATCAACGAAGAATTGCGCCTGTACCGGGAAGATCTTGCAAACCGTCCGCAAATCGTCGCGGCCAACAAGATGGATCTGCCCGATGCAATGGAGCAGTTGGCCATGTTCCGAGAGCAAGTGGGCCCCGAAGTCCAGGTGATTCCCATCTCCGCGGCCACCCGGCAAGGGATCCGGGAGCTCCTGTTTGCCGTGGCCGATCTGCTTGACAAGGTGGATCAGGAAGAAAAAGAGGCACCCCTGCAGCCCGAACGTTCCACCGACCGCAAAATATATCGCAGCGAGGAAAAACCGCCTTTCACCATCCGACGGGAGAACGAATACTGGATCGTCGAGGGAGAACGGGTGGAAAAACTGGTGCAGCTCACCAACTTCAATTACTACGACAGTGTTCTTCGCTTCGCGCGGACGTTGAGAAAAATGGGCGTGGAAGATGCCCTTCGCGCCGCCGGGGCCAAGGAAGGCGATTCCGTGGCCATCCTGGACCGCGTGTTTGAGCTGACGGACGATCTGGGCGATGAGTGA
- a CDS encoding HD domain-containing protein produces the protein MNLLGHPGDPSLAFESDELSRFLPENSPRYRHILGVARCMEEVFPRLDLPRSWKEELVTACLLHDIGYAPELAGHRFHPLDGAVFARERGFSKSVVATVLFHSCADDQARLTRPNLYPVYLKNASRLNQRDRLFIDLVTYCDLHTSPVGERFTLDERVREVVDRYGPDHPVSRFMVKHRPVYEETIRRVNGLFVR, from the coding sequence ATGAATCTGCTCGGCCACCCGGGGGATCCTTCCCTCGCCTTTGAGTCGGACGAGTTGTCCCGTTTTCTTCCGGAGAACTCTCCCCGGTATCGACACATTCTTGGGGTGGCCCGCTGCATGGAAGAGGTGTTCCCCCGATTGGATCTTCCCCGTTCGTGGAAGGAAGAACTGGTCACCGCTTGCCTGCTGCATGACATCGGGTATGCCCCGGAATTGGCCGGTCACCGGTTTCATCCGCTGGATGGAGCCGTTTTCGCCCGGGAACGTGGATTTTCCAAGTCGGTGGTGGCGACGGTGTTGTTCCATTCATGCGCCGATGACCAGGCCAGACTGACCCGTCCGAACCTTTATCCCGTCTATCTGAAGAATGCCTCCCGGCTGAATCAGCGGGACCGTCTGTTCATCGATCTGGTCACCTATTGCGACTTGCATACCTCTCCCGTCGGAGAGCGGTTTACCCTTGATGAACGCGTTCGGGAAGTGGTCGACCGGTACGGACCGGATCACCCGGTGAGCCGGTTCATGGTGAAACACCGGCCCGTTTATGAAGAGACCATCCGACGTGTGAACGGCCTGTTCGTTCGATAA
- a CDS encoding NUDIX hydrolase, whose product MARKDYWHQPDAPKPNSLVPAASAVVTDDQGRIVLHKRSDNHLWSLPGGAMDVGESIEQTIIREVKEETGFDVVVEKCIGIYTDPHHVIAYSDGEVRQQFSICFHCNIIGGEKRISPESTRVELFTREEILQMDLHPAQRIRLEDFFANRERSFIR is encoded by the coding sequence ATGGCTCGAAAAGATTACTGGCACCAACCGGACGCGCCGAAACCCAACTCGTTGGTCCCCGCCGCATCCGCGGTGGTCACGGATGATCAAGGGCGGATTGTCCTCCACAAACGGAGCGACAACCATCTCTGGTCCCTTCCGGGCGGCGCCATGGATGTCGGGGAATCCATTGAACAAACCATCATCCGTGAAGTGAAAGAGGAAACCGGATTTGACGTTGTGGTGGAAAAATGCATCGGCATTTACACCGATCCCCATCATGTCATCGCATACTCAGACGGTGAAGTCCGACAGCAATTCTCCATTTGTTTCCATTGCAACATCATTGGCGGAGAAAAAAGGATCAGTCCGGAATCCACCCGTGTGGAACTGTTCACGCGGGAGGAAATTCTGCAGATGGATCTTCATCCCGCCCAGCGGATCCGACTTGAAGACTTTTTCGCCAATCGGGAGCGGTCTTTCATTCGATGA
- a CDS encoding low molecular weight protein-tyrosine-phosphatase: MISVLFVCLGNICRSPMAEAVFRHYVEKEGLSGRIRIDSAGTGDWHIGEPPHHGTRKKLDEVGISHAGLRARQVKPSDFDEFTYIIGMDDSNVANLKKLAGSRDVTVHRFVDFIPGTRYTEVPDPWYTGNFDETYELVSKGCRHLLETIKENHGLK, encoded by the coding sequence ATGATCTCGGTGTTGTTCGTCTGTCTCGGCAACATTTGCCGTTCACCCATGGCCGAGGCGGTGTTTCGTCATTACGTGGAGAAGGAAGGGCTGTCCGGCCGCATCCGGATCGATTCCGCCGGCACCGGTGACTGGCACATCGGTGAGCCGCCGCATCACGGCACCCGCAAAAAACTGGACGAAGTCGGGATCTCCCACGCCGGTCTTCGCGCCCGGCAAGTGAAACCGTCCGATTTCGACGAGTTTACATATATCATCGGCATGGATGACAGCAATGTGGCCAATCTGAAAAAACTGGCCGGCTCCCGTGATGTCACCGTCCACCGGTTCGTTGATTTCATCCCGGGAACCCGTTACACGGAGGTTCCCGATCCCTGGTACACCGGCAACTTCGATGAAACCTACGAATTGGTCTCCAAGGGTTGCCGCCATCTGTTGGAGACGATCAAGGAAAATCACGGGCTGAAGTAG
- a CDS encoding ACT domain-containing protein — protein MKKSKEPFALVHVDVLPEAIRRTLEAKRLLEAGEAGNVQEAVRMAGLSRSSFYKYKDAVFAFNAMIREKIVTISLVLEHKSGVLSQVLGFLASENVNVLTVHQSIPLQGEATVSLSVDTAQAAREPEEWIRELAGLSGVRRALIVGVGH, from the coding sequence ATGAAGAAGAGTAAAGAACCGTTTGCCCTGGTTCACGTCGACGTGTTGCCGGAGGCGATCCGCCGGACGCTGGAAGCCAAGCGGTTGCTGGAGGCAGGGGAGGCGGGGAACGTGCAGGAGGCGGTCAGGATGGCGGGTTTGAGCCGGAGTTCGTTCTACAAGTACAAGGATGCCGTGTTTGCATTCAACGCGATGATCAGGGAAAAGATCGTCACCATTTCGCTGGTGTTGGAACACAAGTCGGGAGTGTTGTCTCAGGTTCTCGGTTTTTTGGCTTCGGAAAACGTCAATGTGCTGACCGTTCATCAGAGCATCCCGTTGCAAGGAGAAGCGACGGTTTCTCTGTCCGTGGACACCGCGCAGGCCGCCCGGGAACCGGAAGAATGGATTCGTGAATTGGCCGGATTGTCCGGCGTGCGCCGGGCATTGATTGTCGGAGTGGGACATTGA
- the thrC gene encoding threonine synthase, giving the protein MRQGILERYAAWLPVTEHTPRYTLFEGNTPLIHAPALSEELGVDLWLKWEGANPTGSFKDRGMVMAINKAKEEGSRAVICASTGNTSASAAAYAARAGMNCFVVVPAGHIALGKLSQAIMYGAEVIAIDENFDQALELVREIAVEENVTLVNSVNPHRIEGQKTAAFEVCEQLGDAPDILAIPVGNAGNISAYWKGFQEWKEAGNSTRLPRMWGFEAEGAAAIVRGEPITEPETVATAIRIGNPASWKTAVRAAEESEGMIGSVTDGEILSAFGKVARQEGVFCEPASAASVAGVIRMHREGMLPKGARVVCVLTGNGLKDPDTALGTAVAPATVPCDKRTILDIIRGK; this is encoded by the coding sequence ATGCGACAAGGGATTCTGGAAAGATACGCCGCATGGTTGCCCGTCACGGAACATACACCCCGGTATACCCTTTTTGAGGGAAACACGCCCCTGATTCACGCTCCCGCCCTTTCCGAGGAGCTGGGGGTGGATCTCTGGTTGAAATGGGAGGGGGCCAACCCGACGGGATCATTCAAGGACCGGGGCATGGTCATGGCCATCAACAAAGCAAAGGAGGAAGGAAGCCGGGCGGTGATCTGCGCATCGACCGGCAATACTTCGGCATCTGCGGCTGCCTATGCCGCGCGTGCCGGGATGAATTGCTTCGTCGTCGTCCCCGCCGGTCACATCGCGTTGGGCAAGCTGTCCCAAGCGATCATGTACGGAGCCGAGGTGATCGCCATCGACGAAAACTTTGACCAGGCACTGGAATTGGTTCGGGAAATTGCCGTCGAAGAGAATGTCACCTTGGTCAACTCCGTCAATCCCCATCGGATTGAAGGACAGAAAACGGCCGCTTTCGAAGTGTGTGAACAATTGGGCGATGCGCCGGACATCCTGGCCATCCCGGTCGGCAACGCCGGCAACATCTCGGCGTATTGGAAAGGGTTCCAAGAATGGAAAGAAGCGGGGAACTCGACGCGTCTTCCCCGCATGTGGGGGTTCGAGGCGGAAGGAGCGGCCGCCATTGTCCGGGGAGAACCGATCACGGAACCGGAAACGGTGGCCACCGCGATCCGCATCGGCAATCCGGCCAGCTGGAAGACGGCGGTCCGGGCTGCGGAAGAGTCCGAAGGAATGATCGGAAGCGTGACGGACGGAGAAATTCTTTCTGCCTTCGGCAAAGTTGCCCGGCAGGAAGGGGTATTTTGCGAGCCGGCATCTGCGGCCTCGGTGGCGGGAGTGATCCGCATGCATCGGGAAGGAATGCTTCCGAAAGGAGCCCGGGTGGTTTGCGTACTCACCGGAAACGGTCTCAAGGACCCAGACACCGCCCTCGGCACGGCCGTCGCTCCGGCAACCGTCCCCTGTGACAAGCGGACGATTCTGGATATCATACGTGGGAAGTAG
- the thrB gene encoding homoserine kinase, with translation MSQFQPFRVITPCSTANLGPGFDSLGMALSRYLMLSFAPSETRIVEYRGEILPHIPLDDRNLIIRVIKEAFADAGKKLPEFRLVIENEIPLVRGLGSSAAAIVGALVAANQLLGRPWSQEEILDRATRLEGHPDNVGASLVGGVVVTSWDGKKARLVRMDPPELPVVAVIPKEPLSTKLARQVLPSYYSREEAVLSSSRANLLVASLATGRWDLLSYAMKDGFHQPYRERLVPGLKDALRNACRHGALGVALSGAGPTIISFAKDPKRVIAYFESVFQKLRVPADVVELRAVSAGATVETVDG, from the coding sequence GTGAGCCAGTTTCAGCCGTTTCGGGTCATCACTCCTTGCAGCACGGCCAATCTGGGTCCCGGTTTTGATTCTCTGGGCATGGCGTTGAGCCGGTATTTGATGCTGTCGTTCGCTCCGTCGGAAACACGCATCGTGGAGTACCGGGGAGAAATATTGCCCCATATTCCGCTCGATGACCGCAACCTGATCATCCGGGTCATCAAAGAGGCTTTTGCCGATGCCGGAAAAAAGCTTCCGGAGTTCCGTTTGGTGATTGAAAACGAAATCCCTCTGGTGCGCGGACTGGGAAGCAGTGCGGCCGCGATTGTCGGTGCACTGGTGGCCGCCAACCAGTTGCTCGGACGGCCTTGGTCGCAGGAAGAAATATTGGATCGTGCCACCCGGCTGGAAGGACATCCGGACAATGTGGGAGCTTCGTTGGTCGGAGGAGTGGTGGTCACCTCCTGGGACGGAAAAAAAGCCCGGCTGGTGCGGATGGACCCGCCTGAACTCCCGGTCGTTGCGGTGATTCCCAAAGAGCCGCTGTCCACCAAATTGGCCCGTCAGGTGTTGCCCAGCTACTACTCGAGGGAAGAAGCGGTGCTTTCCAGCAGCCGTGCCAATCTGCTGGTGGCGTCGCTGGCCACCGGACGCTGGGATTTGCTGTCTTATGCGATGAAAGACGGGTTTCACCAGCCGTACCGGGAACGATTGGTTCCCGGTTTGAAGGACGCCTTGAGAAACGCCTGCAGGCACGGGGCGTTGGGAGTGGCGCTCAGCGGAGCAGGACCGACCATCATCTCGTTCGCGAAAGATCCGAAACGGGTGATCGCATACTTTGAGAGTGTTTTTCAAAAACTGCGGGTGCCCGCCGA